In Zingiber officinale cultivar Zhangliang chromosome 1A, Zo_v1.1, whole genome shotgun sequence, a genomic segment contains:
- the LOC122028031 gene encoding origin of replication complex subunit 5-like isoform X2, with protein sequence MTGEEMILRTPTRRITRSSAVTPSKTSPSASKPLPPPSVPCPAVEPFSSDDRDPLSLDELISLLPGRNPQIHELLRLIGPSNSPMLPALLYGGPSTGKTATVLRVFQHLRRRFVYASCRSCYCPRILFETVLDQLLCHKRCREDGYSSAKRCDKPPNFVDLLRDALIQATSAHTGAKMKSCSSGENGEMIYLIFDNVELIRSWDKGSLILQILFRIPDFLKVRNVGLIYISRALPDAYYSMVGSLEPLYIYFPDYSLDDIHNILMRNQVNPKLYSCFLSVVLKPFSRITRRIDELAIAFKPLFKKYCEALTDPRLIPDEATKRRLFDYLQPHLTVSMNEIFNVPSWSSSEIDKERSINQRGKLRNLSGEVAFGELDIHMSLSAKYLFISAFLASRNPATLDGALFDSTGGSDNRKRKRKSLQTSIDKQDNLAAEILIKGPGTFPLERLLVIFQCITSTVEYEAEEVQLENGEPTEGSHADLMSDVLLQLSTLCNASFICKSNSCPLEGSTRYRSMIDEDMAFKVARRVNFPLSKYIYRR encoded by the exons ATGACGGGCGAAGAGATGATCCTGCGAACTCCAACTCGGCGGATCACCAGATCATCCGCCGTTACACCCTCAAAGACATCGCCCAGCGCCTCGAAACCACTGCCGCCGCCATCGGTTCCTTGTCCGGCCGTCGAACCGTTCTCGTCCGACGATAGGGATCCCCTCTCTTTGGACGAACTGATTTCACTTCTCCCCGGCCGAAACCCTCAAATCCATGAGCTCCTGCGCTTGATCGGCCCCTCGAACTCCCCCATGCTCCCAGCCCTCCTTTACGGTGGGCCTTCGACAGGTAAGACCGCTACGGTCCTCCGAGTGTTCCAGCACTTGCGCCGGCGTTTCGTGTATGCGAGTTGCAGATCCTGCTACTGCCCTCGGATTCTGTTCGAGACGGTGTTGGACCAGTTGCTGTGCCATAAGAGGTGTAGGGAGGATGGTTACTCGAGCGCCAAGCGCTGTGACAAGCCCCCGAATTTCGTGGATCTGCTCAGAGACGCATTGATTCAGGCAACAAGTGCTCATACCGGAGCAAAGATGAAATCTTGCTCCAGTGGTGAAAATGgtgagatgatttatttgatatttgacaatgtgGAGCTCATCAGATCGTGGGACAAGGGCTCTCTGATTCTCCAGATATTATTCAGAATCCCTGACTTTTTGAAAGTTCGAAATGTTGGTCTGATTTATATTAGTCGTGCTTTGCCTGATGCTTATTACTCGATGGTTGGATCGTTGGAGCCATTATATATCTACTTCCCGGATTATAGCCTGGATGATATCCATAATATTCTCATGAGAAACCAAGTCAATCCAAAGCTATATTCTTGTTTCCTGAG TGTAGTCTTGAAGCCATTTTCTAGGATTACTAGGCGAATTGATGAACTAGCAATCGCGTTCAAGCCATTGTTTAAGAAATATTGTGAAGCATTAACTGATCCGAGATTGATTCCCGATgaggccaccaagagaagattgTTTGATTACCTGCAGCCGCACTTGACTGTTTCAATGAATGAGATATTCAACGTTCCCTCGTGGTCATCTAGTGAAATTGACAAAGAAAGAAGTATTAATCAGAGAGGAAAATTAAGGAACCTATCTGGAGAGGTGGCCTTTGGTGAATTGGATATTCATATGTCACTCTCTGCTAAATACCTCTTTATTTCTGCTTTTCTTGCTTCAAGGAATCCCGCTACCCTGGATGGAGCATTGTTTGACTCCACTGGAGGTTCCGACAACCGTAAACGAAAGAGAAA GAGCCTCCAGACATCCATCGATAAACAAGACAATTTGGCTGCAGAAATCCTCATAAAGGGACCTGGAACATTCCCATTAGAGAGATTGTTAGTCATATTTCAGTGCATCACTTCAACGGTGGAATATGAAGCAGAGGAAGTTCAGCTTGAAAATGGAGAACCGACAGAAGGTTCACATGCTGATCTGATGTCCGATGTTCTATTACAGTTGTCTACTCTCTGCAACGCTAGTTTCATATGCAAAAGCAATAGTTGTCCTTTAGAAGGTTCAACACGGTACCGATCTATGATCGATGAAGATATGGCTTTCAAG GTCGCAAGGAGAGTAAACTTTCCCTTGTCAAAGTACATCTATAGAAGATaa
- the LOC122028031 gene encoding origin of replication complex subunit 5-like isoform X1, which yields MTGEEMILRTPTRRITRSSAVTPSKTSPSASKPLPPPSVPCPAVEPFSSDDRDPLSLDELISLLPGRNPQIHELLRLIGPSNSPMLPALLYGGPSTGKTATVLRVFQHLRRRFVYASCRSCYCPRILFETVLDQLLCHKRCREDGYSSAKRCDKPPNFVDLLRDALIQATSAHTGAKMKSCSSGENGEMIYLIFDNVELIRSWDKGSLILQILFRIPDFLKVRNVGLIYISRALPDAYYSMVGSLEPLYIYFPDYSLDDIHNILMRNQVNPKLYSCFLSVVLKPFSRITRRIDELAIAFKPLFKKYCEALTDPRLIPDEATKRRLFDYLQPHLTVSMNEIFNVPSWSSSEIDKERSINQRGKLRNLSGEVAFGELDIHMSLSAKYLFISAFLASRNPATLDGALFDSTGGSDNRKRKRKSLQTSIDKQDNLAAEILIKGPGTFPLERLLVIFQCITSTVEYEAEEVQLENGEPTEGSHADLMSDVLLQLSTLCNASFICKSNSCPLEGSTRYRSMIDEDMAFKCFVGRKESKLSLVKVHL from the exons ATGACGGGCGAAGAGATGATCCTGCGAACTCCAACTCGGCGGATCACCAGATCATCCGCCGTTACACCCTCAAAGACATCGCCCAGCGCCTCGAAACCACTGCCGCCGCCATCGGTTCCTTGTCCGGCCGTCGAACCGTTCTCGTCCGACGATAGGGATCCCCTCTCTTTGGACGAACTGATTTCACTTCTCCCCGGCCGAAACCCTCAAATCCATGAGCTCCTGCGCTTGATCGGCCCCTCGAACTCCCCCATGCTCCCAGCCCTCCTTTACGGTGGGCCTTCGACAGGTAAGACCGCTACGGTCCTCCGAGTGTTCCAGCACTTGCGCCGGCGTTTCGTGTATGCGAGTTGCAGATCCTGCTACTGCCCTCGGATTCTGTTCGAGACGGTGTTGGACCAGTTGCTGTGCCATAAGAGGTGTAGGGAGGATGGTTACTCGAGCGCCAAGCGCTGTGACAAGCCCCCGAATTTCGTGGATCTGCTCAGAGACGCATTGATTCAGGCAACAAGTGCTCATACCGGAGCAAAGATGAAATCTTGCTCCAGTGGTGAAAATGgtgagatgatttatttgatatttgacaatgtgGAGCTCATCAGATCGTGGGACAAGGGCTCTCTGATTCTCCAGATATTATTCAGAATCCCTGACTTTTTGAAAGTTCGAAATGTTGGTCTGATTTATATTAGTCGTGCTTTGCCTGATGCTTATTACTCGATGGTTGGATCGTTGGAGCCATTATATATCTACTTCCCGGATTATAGCCTGGATGATATCCATAATATTCTCATGAGAAACCAAGTCAATCCAAAGCTATATTCTTGTTTCCTGAG TGTAGTCTTGAAGCCATTTTCTAGGATTACTAGGCGAATTGATGAACTAGCAATCGCGTTCAAGCCATTGTTTAAGAAATATTGTGAAGCATTAACTGATCCGAGATTGATTCCCGATgaggccaccaagagaagattgTTTGATTACCTGCAGCCGCACTTGACTGTTTCAATGAATGAGATATTCAACGTTCCCTCGTGGTCATCTAGTGAAATTGACAAAGAAAGAAGTATTAATCAGAGAGGAAAATTAAGGAACCTATCTGGAGAGGTGGCCTTTGGTGAATTGGATATTCATATGTCACTCTCTGCTAAATACCTCTTTATTTCTGCTTTTCTTGCTTCAAGGAATCCCGCTACCCTGGATGGAGCATTGTTTGACTCCACTGGAGGTTCCGACAACCGTAAACGAAAGAGAAA GAGCCTCCAGACATCCATCGATAAACAAGACAATTTGGCTGCAGAAATCCTCATAAAGGGACCTGGAACATTCCCATTAGAGAGATTGTTAGTCATATTTCAGTGCATCACTTCAACGGTGGAATATGAAGCAGAGGAAGTTCAGCTTGAAAATGGAGAACCGACAGAAGGTTCACATGCTGATCTGATGTCCGATGTTCTATTACAGTTGTCTACTCTCTGCAACGCTAGTTTCATATGCAAAAGCAATAGTTGTCCTTTAGAAGGTTCAACACGGTACCGATCTATGATCGATGAAGATATGGCTTTCAAG TGCTTTGTAGGTCGCAAGGAGAGTAAACTTTCCCTTGTCAAAGTACATCTATAG